A section of the Pseudomonas prosekii genome encodes:
- the nuoN gene encoding NADH-quinone oxidoreductase subunit NuoN, translated as MEFTTQHFIALAPLLITTATIIVVMLAIAWRRNHSQTFLISVAGLNLALLSILPALKVAPLAVTPLLQIDSFACLYMALILVATLACVTLAHAYLGDGGSGYPGNREELYLLILMSALGGLVLVSAQHLAGLFIGLELLSVPVYGLVAYAFFNKRSLEAGIKYMVLSAAGSAFLLFGMALLYADSGSLSFVGIGQALAATGLPSSLAQMGLGMMLIGLAFKLSLVPFHLWTPDVYEGAPAPVAAFLATASKVAVFAVMVRLFQISPAASSGVLSDVLTVIAIASILFGNLLALTQSNLKRLLGYSSIAHFGYLLIALVASKGLAVEAIGVYLVTYVITSLGAFGVITLMSSPYNGRDADALYEYRGLFWRRPYLTAVLTVMMLSLAGIPLTAGFIGKFYIIATGVESHQWWLVGSLVLGSAIGVFYYLRVMVTLYLIEPNLRRHDAQLHWEQKAGGVMLLAIAALAFFLGLYPQPLLVLVQQAVLAG; from the coding sequence ATGGAATTCACGACTCAACACTTTATCGCGCTCGCGCCGTTGTTGATCACCACCGCCACGATCATCGTGGTGATGCTGGCCATCGCGTGGCGTCGCAACCACTCGCAGACCTTCCTGATTTCCGTGGCGGGTTTGAACCTGGCATTGCTGTCGATCCTGCCAGCCTTGAAAGTCGCGCCCCTGGCCGTGACCCCGTTGCTGCAAATCGATAGCTTCGCTTGTCTTTATATGGCGCTGATCCTGGTCGCCACCCTCGCGTGTGTCACCCTCGCCCACGCCTACCTCGGCGATGGCGGTTCGGGTTACCCGGGCAACCGTGAAGAACTTTACCTGCTGATCCTGATGTCGGCCCTTGGCGGTCTGGTATTGGTCAGCGCGCAACACCTGGCCGGGTTGTTCATCGGTCTGGAACTGTTGTCGGTGCCGGTCTACGGTCTGGTGGCGTATGCCTTCTTCAACAAGCGTTCGCTGGAAGCCGGCATCAAGTACATGGTGCTGTCGGCCGCCGGTTCTGCGTTCCTGTTGTTCGGCATGGCGCTGTTGTATGCCGACTCCGGCAGCCTGAGCTTCGTCGGTATCGGTCAAGCCCTCGCGGCCACCGGCCTGCCAAGCTCGCTGGCGCAAATGGGCCTGGGCATGATGTTGATCGGTCTGGCGTTCAAGCTGTCGCTGGTACCGTTCCACCTCTGGACCCCGGACGTTTACGAAGGTGCTCCGGCGCCGGTTGCAGCGTTCCTCGCGACCGCTTCCAAAGTGGCGGTGTTTGCGGTGATGGTGCGGTTGTTCCAGATCTCGCCAGCGGCAAGCAGCGGTGTCCTCAGCGACGTACTGACCGTCATCGCCATCGCGTCGATCCTGTTCGGTAACCTGCTGGCACTGACCCAAAGCAACCTCAAGCGTCTGCTCGGCTACTCGTCCATCGCCCACTTCGGTTACCTGCTGATCGCCTTGGTGGCGAGCAAAGGCCTGGCCGTGGAAGCCATCGGCGTGTACCTGGTCACCTACGTGATCACCAGCCTCGGCGCATTCGGCGTGATCACGCTGATGTCCTCGCCGTACAACGGCCGTGACGCCGACGCTCTGTACGAATACCGCGGCCTGTTCTGGCGCCGTCCGTACCTGACCGCCGTGCTGACCGTGATGATGCTGTCGCTGGCCGGTATCCCGCTGACCGCTGGCTTCATCGGCAAGTTCTACATCATCGCCACCGGCGTCGAGTCGCACCAATGGTGGCTGGTCGGTTCGCTGGTGTTGGGCAGCGCCATCGGCGTCTTCTACTACCTGCGCGTGATGGTCACTCTGTACCTGATCGAGCCAAACCTGCGTCGCCACGACGCCCAACTGCACTGGGAACAAAAGGCTGGCGGCGTGATGCTGCTGGCCATCGCCGCCCTGGCGTTCTTCCTCGGCCTGTACCCGCAACCGTTGCTGGTACTGGTGCAGCAGGCAGTGTTGGCGGGTTGA